TAGTAGAGTACCTCCTACAGATTAACATAGTAGAGTACCTCCTACAGATTAACATAGTAGAGTACCTCCTACAGATTAACATAGTAGAGTACCTAATACAGATTACCATAGTAGAGTACCTCCTACAGATTAACATAGTAGAGTACCTCCTACAGATTAACATAGTAGAGTACCTCCTACAGATTAACATAGTAGAGTACGTCCTACAGATTAACATAGTAGAGTACCTCCTACAGATTAACATAGTAGAGTATCTCCTACAGATTAACATAGTAGAGTACCTCATACAGATTACCATAGTAGAGTACCTCCTACAGATTAACATAGTAGAGTACCTCCTACAGATTAACATAGTAGAGTACCTCCTACAGATTAACATAGTAGAGTATCTCCTACAGATTAACATAGTAGAGTACCTCCTACAGATTAACATAGTAGAGTACCTCCTACAGATTAACATAGTAGAGTACCTCCTACAGATTAACATAGTAGAGTACCTCATACAGATTACCATAGTAGAGTACCTCCTACAGATTAACATAGTAGAGTACCTCCTACAGATTAACATAGTAGAGTACCTCCTACAGATTAACATAGTAGAGTACCTCCTACAGATTAACATAGTAGAGTACCTCCTACAGATTAACATAGTAGAGTACCTCCTACAGATTAACATAGTAGAGTACCTAATACAGATTACCATAGTAGAGTACCTCCTACAGATTAACATAGTAGAGTACCTCCTACAGATTAACATAGTAGAGTACCTCCTACAGATTAACATAGTAGAGTACGTCCTACAGATTAACATAGTAGAGTACCTCCTACAGATTAACATAGTAGAGTATCTCCTACAGATTAACATAGTAGAGTACCT
This sequence is a window from Oncorhynchus gorbuscha isolate QuinsamMale2020 ecotype Even-year linkage group LG01, OgorEven_v1.0, whole genome shotgun sequence. Protein-coding genes within it:
- the LOC123991815 gene encoding dynein heavy chain-like is translated as MVEYLLQINMVEYLLQINIVEYLLQINIVEYLLQINIVEYLLQINIVEYLLQINIVEYLLQINIVEYLLQINIVEYLLQINIAEYLIQITIVECLLQINIVEYLLQINIVEYLLQINIVEYLIQITIVEYLLQINIVEYLLQINIVEYLLQINIVEYLLQINIVEYLLQINIVEYLLQINIVEYLIQITIVEYLLQINIVEYLLQINIVEYLLQINIVEYVLQINIVEYLLQINIVEYLLQINIVEYLIQITIVEYLLQINIVEYLLQINIVEYLLQINIVEYLLQINIVEYLLQINIVEYLLQINIVEYLLQINIVEYLIQITIVEYLLQINIVEYLLQINIVEYLLQINIVEYLLQINIVEYLLQINIVEYLLQINIVEYLIQITIVEYLLQINIVEYLLQINIVEYLLQINIVEYVLQINIVEYLLQINIVEYLLQINIVEYLIQITIVEYLLQINIVEYLLQINIVEYLLQINIVEYLLQINIVEYLLQINIVEYLLQINIVEYLLQINIVEYLLQINTVECLIQINMVEYLLQINIVEYLLQINIVEYLLQINIVEYLLQINIVVYLLQINMVVPPTD